A single window of Micrococcaceae bacterium Sec5.1 DNA harbors:
- the hrpB gene encoding ATP-dependent helicase HrpB, giving the protein MLASRDNGLVTFRLDTIGAGLVFADSLGRLAAALENQGDGGTVVVQAPPGTGKTTLVPPLLANFVGERHPGQPRVVVTQPRRVAARSAARRLASLDGSRLGGRVGYTVRGESTAGSDTVVEFVTPGILLRRLLADPGLEGTQAVILDEVHERGLETDLLVGMLAEVRELRGDLTLVAMSATLDATRFAALLGRSGLGRTGLGEADDGAPAPVVDCPSVLHALDIDWVPASVPRLDERGVASSFLNHVAATTVAAHDEALMENPDVDALVFLPGVREVSDVASRLRGLVRADVEVLELHGQIGADAQDRAVSGREPGDPPRIIVSTALAESSLTVPGVRLVIDSGLSREPRRDAGRGMSGLVTVSCSKASAEQRAGRAARQGPGRVVRCYDQQAFAAAPAHQTPEISVADLTSAALVLACWGAPGGRGLALPDAPPRAAMEDAVEVLRELGAVTAEGTVTDVGRTLAKIPADPRLARALLDGSALVGRRLAAETVALVAGDQRAPGADLTKLLASVRSGSDPAARRFAEDVKRMESIARQETFGIAYQQGIDEQRALDVSAREAPGFVVALAFPDRIARRVPGQGAPTYLLTSGTRAGLPAGSSLAGHEWLAVAEVSRAQGRDAAGTGAVIRSAAPLSAELAAAAAPELLAEEVTARFAQGRVTARLDRKLGALVLSSTPVRPSVEQARDAVAVALEKAGLSMIGWSAAADALRRRLALLHRELGDPWPDVSESALLSRLDDWLAPELESMATGTPATAIDLSDPLRRLLPWPEASNLDSLVPERLQVPSGSRVRIQYPEVSEGTDRKKAENDGGSPVVAVKLQECFGWDRTPRLVGGRVPVLFHLLSPAGRPLAVTGDLASFWSGPYAQVRAEMRGRYPRHPWPEDPWTALATAKTKNRM; this is encoded by the coding sequence GTGCTGGCAAGCAGGGACAATGGTCTGGTGACTTTCAGACTGGACACCATCGGCGCAGGACTGGTTTTCGCTGATTCGTTGGGAAGGCTCGCCGCCGCTTTGGAGAACCAGGGCGACGGCGGAACGGTGGTCGTCCAGGCACCGCCCGGGACGGGAAAGACCACCCTGGTTCCTCCACTGCTTGCCAACTTCGTGGGGGAGAGGCACCCCGGCCAGCCGCGCGTCGTCGTCACCCAACCGCGCAGGGTGGCCGCGCGTTCAGCGGCCCGCCGTCTTGCCTCACTCGACGGCAGCCGTCTGGGCGGCCGGGTGGGTTATACGGTCCGCGGCGAAAGCACCGCTGGTTCGGACACTGTGGTGGAGTTCGTCACTCCCGGCATTCTCCTGCGACGCCTCCTTGCTGATCCCGGACTCGAGGGAACGCAAGCGGTGATCCTGGATGAGGTCCACGAGCGTGGACTCGAAACCGACCTGCTCGTGGGCATGCTCGCGGAAGTTCGGGAACTTCGCGGCGACCTCACGCTGGTGGCTATGTCGGCAACTCTCGACGCCACGCGTTTCGCCGCCCTGCTCGGACGAAGCGGGTTAGGGCGTACCGGCTTGGGGGAGGCCGACGACGGCGCGCCGGCTCCCGTCGTCGACTGTCCTTCGGTTCTGCATGCCTTGGACATTGATTGGGTTCCGGCCTCAGTTCCGCGCCTGGACGAGCGCGGCGTTGCCTCCAGCTTCCTCAACCATGTTGCCGCAACTACGGTGGCTGCCCACGACGAAGCGCTCATGGAAAACCCCGATGTTGACGCTCTGGTCTTCCTCCCGGGCGTGCGTGAAGTTTCCGACGTCGCCAGCCGGCTCCGCGGGCTGGTCCGGGCCGACGTCGAGGTACTTGAGCTGCACGGCCAGATCGGTGCGGACGCCCAGGATCGGGCAGTTTCAGGCAGGGAACCCGGCGACCCTCCTCGAATTATTGTGTCAACGGCGTTGGCCGAGTCCTCACTCACGGTGCCGGGCGTCCGGCTCGTCATTGATTCCGGCCTGTCACGTGAACCGCGTCGCGACGCCGGCAGGGGCATGTCCGGGCTGGTGACGGTATCCTGCTCAAAGGCGTCGGCCGAGCAGCGGGCCGGCCGCGCAGCGCGCCAAGGACCAGGCAGGGTGGTTCGGTGCTACGACCAGCAGGCCTTCGCCGCCGCGCCAGCGCATCAAACTCCCGAGATTTCGGTGGCCGACCTGACCAGTGCTGCTTTGGTGCTCGCCTGCTGGGGAGCACCCGGGGGCCGTGGGCTTGCACTGCCCGACGCACCACCACGTGCGGCTATGGAGGACGCCGTCGAGGTCCTTCGGGAACTCGGTGCCGTGACCGCGGAAGGAACTGTCACGGACGTGGGCAGGACGCTCGCGAAGATCCCGGCAGACCCTCGGCTTGCCCGGGCGCTGCTGGACGGTTCTGCGCTGGTTGGCCGTCGCCTTGCCGCTGAAACGGTGGCACTGGTAGCCGGTGATCAACGTGCGCCGGGTGCTGACCTCACAAAACTGTTGGCGTCAGTTCGTTCCGGATCAGACCCGGCAGCCCGACGATTTGCCGAAGACGTCAAACGGATGGAATCGATCGCGCGCCAGGAAACTTTCGGCATCGCCTATCAACAAGGCATCGATGAGCAACGGGCACTGGACGTTTCAGCGAGGGAGGCGCCCGGGTTCGTGGTCGCGTTGGCCTTCCCGGACCGTATTGCCAGGCGGGTTCCCGGCCAAGGGGCGCCAACATATCTGCTGACATCGGGCACCAGGGCTGGTCTGCCCGCAGGTAGCTCCCTGGCTGGCCATGAGTGGTTGGCCGTGGCGGAGGTTTCCCGCGCCCAAGGCAGGGATGCCGCGGGCACGGGAGCCGTGATCCGATCGGCGGCGCCCTTGTCCGCTGAGTTGGCGGCCGCCGCGGCGCCGGAGCTGCTGGCCGAGGAGGTAACAGCACGTTTCGCCCAGGGTCGGGTGACGGCGAGGCTCGATCGGAAACTGGGAGCCCTTGTGCTGTCCTCCACGCCCGTGCGCCCCAGCGTAGAGCAGGCCCGTGATGCTGTTGCGGTTGCACTGGAAAAGGCAGGACTCTCGATGATCGGGTGGTCCGCTGCGGCAGATGCGCTGCGCCGGCGCCTTGCTTTGTTGCACAGGGAACTAGGCGATCCGTGGCCCGATGTCAGCGAATCCGCACTTTTGTCCAGATTGGATGACTGGCTTGCCCCGGAGCTCGAATCCATGGCCACCGGCACCCCCGCCACCGCCATTGACCTCAGCGATCCACTCCGGCGCCTGCTTCCGTGGCCCGAGGCTTCCAACTTGGACAGCCTGGTGCCCGAGCGCCTCCAGGTCCCCAGTGGCTCGCGGGTGCGGATCCAGTACCCAGAGGTCTCTGAGGGCACCGACCGAAAGAAAGCGGAGAACGACGGCGGTAGCCCGGTTGTAGCGGTCAAGCTGCAGGAATGTTTCGGCTGGGACCGCACGCCTCGCCTTGTTGGCGGAAGGGTGCCGGTGCTTTTCCACCTTTTGTCTCCCGCAGGCAGGCCGTTGGCGGTGACAGGTGATCTCGCATCGTTTTGGTCCGGGCCCTACGCCCAGGTTCGGGCAGAGATGCGTGGGCGCTACCCCAGGCATCCCTGGCCCGAAGATCCGTGGACGGCACTAGCCACGGCCAAAACCAAGAACCGGATGTAG
- a CDS encoding amidohydrolase family protein, whose protein sequence is MTPDLIVLADTIHTLDDRPANSSGPAIQAVAVREGLIAAVGSREDAQEWRQPGTRIVDLGSATLTPGLVDCHIHPVFGLDLTIGCDLSGASTLAEVRALLQAESASFASQNDGGWLRAWGLNPNAFGPVPLHRNVIDEVSGDRPAMIRLFDGHSALANSRALELAGIHGRVEFDQSAEVVCDAEGVPTGMLLEAAAIDLVQRHIPKESFEERKTRLGNLLRDFALSGLTGGHVMDHNEESAALFQALEADGELPLRLRSAPWCMPGTDEAEWKGLAHTIGTGGRRWSVEAIKLFVDGTVDNGTAWLYEPDLYGQSTAPFWPRPEEYTAAVRYFASRGIPTATHAIGDAGVEHVLYALESLRGVVPSDVLRQTVHRIEHIETVPDQLVERFQHAEVVASMQPTHCTHYSLADHSDNWSTRLGKVRADRAWRCRDLREAGVTVGIGSDWPIAPYEPLPIIADAQLRRRSGHPEQEPIAPSQALTALQALEGYTSHAARAAGLWDVSGSITVGKRADFTAFERDPLTTAPDEFAASSVLGTFVDGEIQFMLERLA, encoded by the coding sequence ATGACTCCTGACCTCATCGTGCTTGCTGACACCATCCACACGCTCGACGACCGCCCGGCTAACAGTTCGGGTCCGGCTATTCAGGCCGTCGCCGTCAGGGAGGGTTTGATCGCCGCCGTCGGATCCAGGGAGGACGCCCAGGAGTGGCGTCAGCCAGGCACGCGAATAGTGGATCTTGGCAGTGCCACGCTGACGCCAGGCCTGGTTGATTGCCACATCCACCCCGTGTTTGGCCTGGACCTGACCATTGGCTGCGATCTGTCCGGCGCATCCACTTTGGCTGAAGTACGGGCGCTGCTGCAGGCAGAATCAGCAAGCTTCGCATCACAAAACGACGGCGGCTGGTTGCGTGCCTGGGGCCTGAACCCGAACGCGTTTGGGCCAGTGCCCCTGCACCGGAACGTGATCGACGAGGTCTCCGGTGACCGGCCAGCCATGATCCGGTTGTTCGACGGCCATTCCGCGTTGGCGAACAGCCGGGCCCTGGAACTGGCTGGGATCCACGGCCGTGTTGAATTTGACCAGAGCGCCGAGGTGGTCTGCGATGCCGAGGGCGTCCCCACCGGGATGCTCCTGGAAGCGGCGGCCATTGATCTGGTGCAGCGTCACATTCCCAAGGAATCGTTTGAGGAACGGAAGACCCGCCTGGGCAACTTGCTCCGGGACTTCGCCCTGTCCGGCCTGACCGGCGGGCACGTCATGGACCACAACGAGGAGTCGGCCGCCCTTTTTCAGGCTTTGGAAGCCGACGGCGAGCTGCCCCTGCGGCTGCGGAGTGCGCCATGGTGCATGCCGGGCACTGACGAGGCTGAGTGGAAGGGACTTGCCCACACCATAGGCACCGGCGGACGCCGCTGGTCCGTCGAGGCCATCAAACTGTTCGTTGACGGAACCGTGGACAACGGGACCGCGTGGCTTTACGAGCCGGACCTGTACGGCCAATCCACTGCGCCATTCTGGCCACGGCCGGAAGAATACACAGCTGCGGTTCGCTACTTTGCCTCCCGCGGCATCCCGACGGCGACCCACGCCATTGGCGATGCCGGCGTGGAACATGTGCTGTACGCCTTGGAGTCGCTCCGCGGTGTTGTGCCCTCGGACGTGCTCCGCCAGACGGTTCACAGGATTGAACACATCGAGACGGTGCCCGACCAGCTGGTGGAACGCTTCCAGCACGCCGAAGTGGTGGCGAGCATGCAGCCCACGCACTGCACGCACTATTCCCTGGCAGACCACAGTGACAATTGGTCCACCAGGCTTGGCAAGGTCCGTGCCGACCGCGCATGGCGTTGCAGGGACCTCCGCGAGGCTGGAGTTACCGTGGGTATCGGCTCCGACTGGCCGATCGCTCCGTACGAACCCTTGCCGATCATTGCAGACGCCCAGTTGCGGCGCCGTTCCGGACATCCGGAACAGGAACCGATCGCACCTTCGCAGGCACTCACCGCACTTCAGGCGCTTGAGGGCTACACCTCGCACGCCGCACGAGCTGCAGGATTGTGGGACGTTTCGGGTTCGATCACGGTGGGTAAACGCGCCGACTTCACCGCGTTTGAGCGCGATCCACTGACCACCGCCCCGGACGAGTTTGCCGCCAGCAGCGTGCTGGGAACGTTCGTGGATGGCGAGATCCAGTTCATGCTGGAAAGGCTCGCCTAA
- a CDS encoding APC family permease, which yields MSEIETRPPEADAGNGLKKNAIGTGGIAFLVISAAAPLTVMAGVAPVAIGIGGIGAPMGYVIAGAVLLIFAVAFMAMTKHVKAAGGFYTYITLAMGKTVGLASAILAIVSYNCLQIGVYGLFAVQTQAMLRTLFGLDVPWPAVALAAVAAVWFLGYRGIDVGAKVLGVLLIAETAILAVMGAGILANGGAQGISVASFSPEHAFTPGVLAILAICFAAFMGFESTVLYRREARNPDKSVPRATYIAVGFMSVFYAFIVWTVIQAYGDGDVMAAAGELADGMFFATINHYVGPWAEVVMYVLIVTSVYASQLAFHNAINRYVYMLAKDGVLPAFLGRTHPKYKSPHRAGQIQTALAAVVIIICAIAGADPYKQLLIWVNTPGIFGIVALQGLVSVAAFIYLRRNPEAVTNRLLIPLSIASAILLFGVVALIAINIELLTFADALTNTVLMLVTPLVFLAGLLIARRLRTTRPAIFARIGSFETHDS from the coding sequence ATGTCTGAAATCGAAACCCGCCCTCCTGAAGCGGATGCTGGAAACGGGCTCAAGAAGAATGCCATCGGCACCGGCGGCATTGCCTTCCTGGTGATCTCCGCAGCAGCCCCCTTGACCGTAATGGCCGGCGTGGCACCTGTGGCCATTGGCATCGGGGGCATTGGCGCCCCCATGGGCTACGTCATCGCCGGCGCCGTTCTGTTGATCTTCGCCGTGGCCTTCATGGCCATGACCAAGCACGTCAAAGCAGCCGGCGGTTTCTACACCTACATCACACTGGCCATGGGAAAAACGGTGGGGCTTGCCTCGGCCATTCTCGCCATCGTTTCCTATAACTGCCTGCAGATCGGCGTTTATGGACTCTTTGCAGTCCAGACCCAGGCCATGCTCCGGACACTCTTCGGCTTGGACGTCCCATGGCCGGCGGTAGCGCTGGCAGCCGTGGCCGCCGTCTGGTTCCTTGGCTATCGGGGCATCGACGTTGGGGCCAAGGTCCTGGGCGTCCTGCTCATTGCCGAGACCGCCATACTTGCCGTCATGGGCGCCGGCATTCTGGCGAACGGCGGCGCACAAGGCATCAGCGTTGCCTCCTTCTCCCCCGAGCACGCCTTCACCCCTGGCGTCCTTGCCATCCTTGCTATCTGCTTCGCCGCCTTCATGGGCTTTGAATCCACGGTGCTGTACCGGCGTGAGGCCCGCAACCCTGACAAGTCCGTGCCGCGGGCAACCTACATTGCCGTCGGCTTCATGTCCGTGTTCTACGCCTTCATCGTGTGGACAGTCATCCAGGCCTATGGAGATGGCGACGTGATGGCTGCTGCCGGTGAATTGGCGGACGGCATGTTCTTCGCCACGATCAACCATTACGTGGGACCCTGGGCAGAAGTTGTCATGTACGTACTGATCGTGACCAGCGTGTATGCCTCCCAGTTGGCGTTCCACAATGCCATCAATCGCTACGTTTACATGCTCGCCAAAGACGGCGTCCTTCCCGCATTCCTCGGCAGGACCCACCCGAAGTACAAGTCCCCGCACCGCGCTGGGCAAATCCAGACAGCCCTCGCCGCCGTCGTCATCATCATTTGCGCCATCGCCGGCGCCGATCCCTACAAACAGCTGCTGATCTGGGTCAACACTCCCGGCATCTTCGGCATTGTCGCCTTGCAGGGACTGGTTTCCGTGGCAGCTTTCATCTACCTGCGGCGCAATCCCGAGGCCGTGACCAACAGGCTACTCATTCCCTTGAGCATTGCGTCAGCCATCCTGCTGTTTGGCGTGGTTGCGTTGATCGCCATCAACATCGAACTCCTGACGTTCGCCGATGCCCTCACCAACACCGTTCTCATGCTGGTGACGCCCCTTGTTTTCCTGGCCGGTCTGCTGATCGCCCGCAGATTGCGCACCACCCGCCCCGCCATCTTTGCCCGGATTGGAAGCTTCGAAACCCATGACTCCTGA
- a CDS encoding TetR/AcrR family transcriptional regulator C-terminal domain-containing protein has translation MPRPLVPLISIDALVTAALELVDEAGDFSLPKLAKRIGVSQSSIYNHVSGREEILELMRGRIIAESPYTLHEGQDWEEALRVIVRSYRDAFARHPRLAPLLVLQTVQDDQVLALYENLAVALEKAGFQGQDVVSAISTIDSFALGFALDLAAPDVVWAPPVHGYPTLTQALTHAGPPDQRGEAAFDFGLEILVAGLRSRLKSSVL, from the coding sequence ATGCCACGCCCGCTGGTTCCGCTGATATCCATCGACGCTCTCGTCACCGCCGCCTTGGAGCTGGTAGACGAAGCCGGGGACTTCAGCCTGCCCAAACTGGCCAAGAGGATCGGCGTCAGCCAATCGTCCATTTACAACCACGTCAGCGGCCGGGAAGAAATACTGGAGCTCATGCGCGGGCGGATCATCGCCGAGAGCCCCTACACCCTCCATGAAGGGCAGGACTGGGAGGAGGCCCTCAGAGTTATTGTCCGCAGCTACCGTGACGCGTTCGCCCGGCATCCCCGTCTGGCCCCGCTGCTGGTGTTGCAAACGGTGCAGGACGATCAGGTGCTGGCTCTCTACGAGAATCTGGCCGTCGCCCTGGAAAAGGCCGGTTTCCAGGGACAGGATGTGGTTTCGGCGATCTCCACCATCGACAGTTTTGCCTTGGGATTTGCGTTGGACCTGGCCGCTCCCGACGTCGTGTGGGCACCTCCGGTTCACGGCTACCCGACCCTTACCCAGGCGTTGACGCACGCCGGTCCGCCGGACCAGCGTGGTGAAGCGGCCTTCGATTTCGGTTTGGAGATCCTGGTAGCGGGACTCCGTTCACGCCTCAAATCCTCGGTGCTGTGA
- a CDS encoding M50 family metallopeptidase: protein MNGAVNPAVNLLQTWWAAVVRGFTDVQTTAVPLPALLAILAGATILSIPRATWRWFGLYVTFVHELGHAYAALMTGRFVHSLRIGLDHSGRLVSSGRSPFGAAWSGFWGYPAPAVVGLALIAAFAAGRSGAAMSVGALILLVSLIFLRNLTGILVAVVSAAIAQLLLLFGSPTIVNYIVLALGIALSVGAVRDLFKLAGVHTRRRDRLAASDAYILGRTTGVPSFLWLTGFSVVITGSTVTSAWLLWGMVAA, encoded by the coding sequence GTGAACGGTGCTGTGAACCCTGCTGTGAACTTGCTGCAAACCTGGTGGGCGGCCGTAGTCCGTGGCTTCACCGACGTCCAGACTACTGCCGTGCCCCTGCCTGCGTTGTTGGCGATTCTCGCTGGAGCCACCATTCTGAGCATCCCTCGAGCCACATGGCGATGGTTCGGTCTCTACGTGACATTCGTCCATGAGCTTGGCCACGCATATGCCGCCCTCATGACGGGGCGATTTGTCCACAGTCTTCGCATCGGACTGGATCATTCGGGTCGCCTCGTCAGCAGCGGCCGGAGCCCTTTCGGCGCAGCCTGGTCAGGGTTCTGGGGTTATCCCGCCCCGGCAGTCGTGGGACTTGCCTTAATTGCTGCGTTCGCCGCGGGCCGATCGGGAGCCGCGATGTCTGTGGGCGCCCTCATCCTGCTCGTCTCCCTGATTTTCCTGCGCAACCTGACAGGGATCCTCGTGGCGGTGGTCAGCGCAGCTATCGCCCAGCTTTTGCTCCTCTTCGGATCGCCCACCATCGTCAACTACATTGTGCTGGCCCTGGGGATCGCCCTGTCAGTGGGTGCCGTGCGGGACCTCTTCAAGCTCGCCGGCGTCCATACACGGCGCCGGGACCGGCTAGCAGCGTCGGACGCCTACATCCTTGGCCGAACCACGGGTGTCCCGTCGTTCCTGTGGCTGACAGGATTCTCCGTGGTCATCACAGGGAGCACAGTCACCTCAGCATGGTTGTTATGGGGGATGGTCGCGGCCTAG
- a CDS encoding elongation factor G-like protein EF-G2, which yields MSAKGTRETAKAAGPGTPESRRSENGTALAASDPAKIRNVALVGHSGAGKSMLVEALLAATGAITRMGSITEGTTVSDSDPSAIHQQRSVTMSVAPILVGEVKVNLIDTPGYTDFTGELRAGLRAADAALFVVSAVDGIDGATIALWGECEKIRMPRAVVVSRLDHPRADFSAAVVRCQEAFGESVLPLYLPSGGGLAGVLEGNNDDPVVEEARGPLIEGIIAESEDETLMDRYLGGEELPLEDLIRDLETAVARGSFFPVMATSAETGLGLPELMALMIDALPSPLERTAPPAMKLDGSSLKPLECDPAGRLAAEVVRTTVDPFLGRVCLVRVFSGTLHEDSAIHIGGRGLADRGHEDHDSDERVTHLYSPVGSSLKAVSQCIAGDICAISKLASAETGDTVSDKDAPLLIETWNMPEPLMPIAIEGVSRSDEDALAKSIGKVVAADPTLRVERNQDTHQLILWCMGEAHAEVILDRLRNQGVKLQMVEVITPLRETFASKAAGHGRHVKQSGGHGQFAICDIEVEPLARGEGFEFADKTVGGVIPGTFVTSVEKGVRSQMLKGVSAGFPVVDIKVTLVGGKTHSVDSSDAAFQAAGALALREAASTARIQLLEPVSAVVVSVPDEHVGAVMSDLSGRRGRVTGTTAANGEGTEITAEVPDQELLRYAVELRALTAGTGRFRRSYLRHEPVPK from the coding sequence ATGTCCGCGAAGGGCACACGGGAGACGGCCAAGGCGGCCGGACCCGGCACACCCGAGTCCCGGCGAAGCGAGAACGGAACGGCTCTGGCGGCAAGTGATCCTGCCAAGATACGCAACGTGGCACTCGTAGGGCATTCAGGTGCAGGGAAGTCGATGCTCGTTGAGGCGCTGTTGGCTGCCACCGGTGCCATCACCCGGATGGGTTCCATCACTGAGGGAACAACTGTCAGCGATTCAGACCCTTCAGCCATCCATCAGCAGAGGTCCGTCACCATGTCCGTGGCCCCGATCCTGGTGGGCGAGGTCAAAGTGAACCTGATCGACACTCCGGGGTACACGGATTTCACGGGGGAATTACGAGCAGGGTTGAGGGCCGCCGATGCGGCCCTCTTTGTCGTCTCCGCCGTGGACGGCATCGACGGCGCCACCATCGCCTTGTGGGGTGAATGCGAGAAGATCCGCATGCCGCGGGCTGTAGTAGTCAGCCGCCTGGACCACCCCCGCGCGGACTTCAGCGCCGCCGTCGTACGTTGCCAGGAAGCCTTCGGTGAGTCTGTCCTTCCGCTGTATCTGCCCTCTGGCGGAGGGTTGGCAGGGGTGCTCGAGGGGAACAACGATGATCCCGTCGTGGAGGAAGCCCGCGGCCCTTTGATTGAAGGGATCATTGCCGAAAGCGAAGACGAGACCTTGATGGACCGCTATCTGGGCGGTGAAGAGTTGCCCTTGGAAGACCTCATCAGGGACCTGGAAACCGCCGTGGCCAGGGGCTCCTTCTTCCCTGTGATGGCTACCTCGGCGGAAACGGGTTTGGGGCTTCCCGAGCTCATGGCACTGATGATCGATGCTTTGCCTTCGCCGCTGGAACGCACCGCGCCCCCAGCGATGAAACTCGATGGTTCGTCCTTGAAACCACTGGAATGCGACCCCGCAGGACGCCTCGCTGCCGAGGTAGTGCGGACTACCGTGGATCCGTTCCTGGGCCGCGTCTGCCTGGTCCGTGTTTTTTCCGGCACCCTTCATGAAGATTCAGCCATCCACATCGGCGGCAGGGGATTGGCCGACAGGGGCCACGAGGACCACGACAGCGATGAACGTGTCACGCACCTGTACTCGCCCGTCGGATCAAGCCTGAAGGCTGTTTCGCAGTGCATCGCCGGTGACATTTGCGCCATCAGCAAGCTGGCGAGCGCGGAGACCGGGGACACTGTCTCGGACAAGGACGCTCCGCTGCTGATCGAAACCTGGAACATGCCTGAGCCGCTGATGCCCATAGCGATCGAAGGAGTGTCCCGTAGCGACGAGGACGCGCTCGCCAAGAGCATCGGGAAGGTAGTCGCGGCAGATCCGACGCTTCGGGTGGAACGCAACCAGGACACGCACCAGTTGATTCTTTGGTGCATGGGTGAGGCGCATGCCGAAGTGATATTGGACAGGCTGCGCAACCAGGGCGTCAAGCTTCAAATGGTGGAGGTCATCACGCCGCTGCGTGAGACCTTCGCCAGCAAGGCCGCAGGGCACGGCCGGCATGTCAAGCAATCAGGCGGACACGGACAGTTCGCCATCTGCGACATCGAAGTTGAGCCGTTGGCGCGCGGGGAGGGGTTTGAATTCGCTGACAAGACGGTGGGCGGAGTTATTCCCGGTACGTTCGTCACTTCCGTGGAAAAGGGCGTGCGCTCCCAGATGCTCAAGGGCGTTTCCGCTGGGTTCCCCGTGGTGGATATCAAGGTCACCTTGGTGGGCGGAAAAACGCACAGCGTGGATTCCTCAGACGCAGCCTTCCAGGCAGCCGGTGCATTGGCGCTTCGAGAAGCCGCGTCAACGGCCAGGATCCAGCTTCTGGAACCCGTGTCCGCCGTGGTGGTCAGCGTCCCGGACGAACACGTGGGGGCGGTGATGAGTGATTTGTCGGGCCGGAGGGGACGGGTGACCGGAACTACGGCAGCTAACGGCGAGGGTACTGAGATCACCGCAGAAGTCCCTGACCAGGAGCTTCTGCGCTACGCCGTTGAACTTCGGGCGCTCACGGCGGGTACGGGGCGCTTCCGGCGATCGTATCTGCGCCACGAGCCGGTGCCGAAGTAG
- a CDS encoding alpha/beta family hydrolase, producing the protein MPNTETALTVAVGDTKVSAIHVRPEKSFATLVVAHGAGAGKEHPFLQGFAEAMAEEGVSTLRFNFPYREAGRRFPDRPPAAIATWRAVMEKAADLAGDEPLWAGGKSFGGRMASMAVAEGMPAAGLVYLGYPLHAPGKPEKLRDEHLYGITVPMLFLQGTRDTFATPELLESVVARIGSTATLQWSENADHSFVVKGLKRSAAEIGASLAPAVAGFMRENS; encoded by the coding sequence ATGCCAAACACTGAAACCGCCCTGACTGTTGCCGTGGGAGACACCAAGGTATCGGCGATCCACGTCCGTCCGGAGAAGTCGTTCGCGACCCTCGTAGTTGCCCACGGCGCCGGAGCAGGCAAGGAACACCCCTTCCTGCAGGGATTTGCCGAAGCGATGGCGGAGGAAGGCGTCAGTACCCTGCGCTTCAATTTTCCGTACCGGGAAGCCGGACGCCGTTTCCCCGACCGTCCGCCCGCAGCGATTGCCACGTGGCGGGCCGTCATGGAAAAGGCCGCGGATCTCGCAGGCGATGAACCGTTGTGGGCCGGCGGAAAATCCTTTGGGGGTCGGATGGCATCCATGGCCGTGGCCGAGGGAATGCCCGCGGCTGGCCTGGTGTACCTCGGTTATCCCCTCCACGCACCGGGCAAACCGGAGAAGCTCCGCGATGAACACCTCTATGGGATAACGGTGCCCATGCTCTTCCTCCAAGGCACTCGCGATACCTTCGCGACGCCGGAACTTCTGGAGTCGGTAGTGGCCAGGATAGGCTCGACGGCGACTCTCCAGTGGAGCGAAAATGCCGACCATTCGTTTGTGGTCAAGGGCCTCAAGCGCAGTGCCGCCGAGATAGGTGCCTCGCTTGCACCCGCAGTGGCGGGATTCATGAGGGAAAACAGTTGA